One genomic window of Psychrobacillus sp. INOP01 includes the following:
- the pepF gene encoding oligoendopeptidase F, which yields MTTDTKNKILTRDEVPENLTWKLEDIFSSNDEWEKEYQEVAALAGKAISYQGTIGGGANALLEVLTYRDEITSRLRKLYTFAHMRTDQDTANSTYQAMDSRIKSLYVKVSTELSFLVPEILSVEESVIASYLAENKDLQVYRQLLEEINKERPHVLPKEQEALLAQYSEVAGASSDTFGKLNNADLEFPSIKDENGNDVQLTQGRFSLFLESEDPRVREDAFKAMYNTYGKFRNTFASTLTGNIKGDNVNAKIRNYASAREAAMSNNHIPESVYENLVNTINKNVHLLHRYVSLRKKVLGLDELHMWDLYTPLVKELNMEYTYEEACETMLKSFEPLGEEYVSIVKKGLESRWVDVVETKGKRSGAYSSGAYDTNPYILMNWQNNVNNLFTLAHEFGHSLHSYYTSANQPYVYGDYSIFVAEVASTCNEALLNDHLLKTIEDPKKRIYLLNYWLEGFRATVFRQTMFAEFEHIIHQLDQNGEALTADKLSEEYYKLNQKYFGDEIVIDEQIGLEWARIPHFYYNYYVYQYATGLSAATALSNQILTEGKPAVDRYINEFLKAGCSDYPIEVLKKAGVDMNTAAPIEEACRVFEEKLNELEQLLLGE from the coding sequence AATGGGAAAAAGAATACCAAGAGGTTGCGGCGTTGGCGGGGAAAGCAATTTCTTATCAAGGAACAATCGGTGGTGGAGCAAACGCTTTACTGGAAGTATTGACTTATCGTGATGAAATTACTTCAAGATTACGTAAACTGTATACATTTGCACATATGCGTACGGACCAAGATACAGCCAATAGCACTTACCAGGCAATGGATAGTCGGATAAAATCATTATATGTAAAAGTTTCAACAGAGCTATCCTTTTTAGTTCCAGAAATTCTTTCGGTGGAGGAGTCTGTTATTGCCAGTTACCTAGCTGAGAATAAGGATTTACAAGTATACAGACAACTACTGGAAGAAATAAATAAAGAGCGTCCACATGTGCTTCCAAAAGAACAAGAAGCACTACTAGCACAATATTCAGAGGTTGCTGGAGCTTCATCAGACACATTTGGCAAATTAAATAATGCAGATTTAGAATTTCCTTCTATTAAAGATGAAAATGGCAATGACGTGCAACTAACACAGGGTAGATTTTCACTTTTCTTAGAAAGTGAGGATCCACGAGTGCGTGAGGATGCATTTAAAGCAATGTATAATACGTATGGTAAATTCCGTAACACATTTGCGTCTACTCTAACAGGGAATATTAAAGGGGACAATGTCAACGCAAAAATTAGAAACTATGCGTCAGCACGTGAAGCAGCAATGTCTAATAATCATATTCCCGAAAGTGTATATGAAAATTTAGTTAATACTATCAATAAAAACGTCCATTTACTTCATCGATATGTTAGCCTTCGAAAAAAAGTGTTAGGCTTAGATGAATTGCATATGTGGGATCTTTATACGCCATTAGTGAAAGAATTGAATATGGAATACACGTATGAAGAGGCTTGCGAAACGATGCTTAAAAGCTTTGAACCATTAGGTGAAGAGTATGTATCCATAGTCAAGAAAGGGCTTGAGAGTCGTTGGGTCGATGTAGTAGAAACGAAAGGCAAACGATCCGGTGCGTATTCTTCAGGAGCATATGATACGAACCCGTATATACTAATGAACTGGCAAAATAACGTGAACAACCTTTTTACGTTAGCGCATGAATTTGGGCATAGTCTTCATAGTTATTATACAAGTGCAAATCAACCTTATGTTTACGGGGATTATTCCATTTTCGTGGCAGAAGTTGCCTCAACGTGCAATGAAGCACTATTAAACGACCACTTACTTAAAACTATTGAAGATCCTAAGAAGCGTATTTACCTTTTAAATTATTGGTTAGAAGGCTTCCGCGCAACTGTCTTCCGTCAAACCATGTTTGCTGAATTTGAGCATATTATTCACCAGTTAGATCAAAATGGGGAAGCATTAACCGCTGATAAGCTATCGGAAGAATATTATAAGTTAAATCAAAAATACTTTGGTGATGAAATCGTTATAGATGAACAAATTGGATTGGAATGGGCGAGAATTCCTCATTTCTATTACAACTACTATGTATATCAATATGCGACCGGTTTAAGCGCAGCCACTGCTCTTAGCAATCAAATTCTAACAGAAGGCAAGCCGGCTGTGGATCGTTATATTAATGAGTTCTTAAAAGCAGGTTGTTCAGACTACCCAATCGAAGTATTGAAAAAAGCGGGAGTAGATATGAATACTGCTGCTCCTATCGAGGAAGCATGTCGTGTCTTTGAAGAAAAGCTAAATGAATTAGAACAACTACTTTTAGGGGAATAA
- a CDS encoding ClpXP adapter SpxH family protein produces MTRIQIPSETFTSPLVNKPLEMYVFLDPLCPTCWDMQPTLRKLQVEYGQYFTVRTVLSTQLNKLNTVCNFPNANLSNDSFDISKIEHSVFPSIAVKAAEFQGKKAALRFFIKIQEYLFLKTKNVTSFSILQEIAEEVRLDVDEFTRDFLSNECARSFQSDLSITCEMEVDSFPSIVFFNENIEDEGIKVAGNYPYEIYVQILQEMLYEKPEIQDPPSLEKLFDRFHSLTTNEIASYYNISDQLAERELKKLLLLQKVERLLLPNIVLWRKK; encoded by the coding sequence GTGACAAGAATACAAATTCCGTCTGAAACGTTCACATCCCCTTTAGTAAACAAGCCGCTCGAAATGTATGTTTTTTTGGACCCACTATGTCCAACTTGTTGGGATATGCAACCTACCCTTCGGAAATTGCAAGTAGAGTATGGCCAGTATTTTACTGTTCGCACTGTACTTAGTACTCAATTGAATAAGTTAAATACAGTTTGTAACTTTCCCAATGCCAATTTGAGTAATGATTCATTTGATATTTCCAAAATAGAACATTCCGTTTTTCCTTCTATAGCTGTGAAAGCTGCAGAATTTCAAGGAAAGAAAGCTGCTTTACGTTTTTTTATAAAAATACAAGAGTATTTGTTTTTGAAAACTAAAAACGTTACATCCTTTTCCATATTACAGGAGATAGCAGAGGAAGTTAGACTTGATGTAGATGAATTTACCCGTGATTTTCTCTCCAATGAATGTGCTAGGTCCTTCCAAAGCGACTTATCCATTACTTGTGAAATGGAAGTGGACTCTTTTCCAAGCATCGTATTCTTTAATGAAAATATTGAAGATGAGGGTATAAAAGTAGCTGGAAATTATCCTTACGAGATATATGTACAAATCCTGCAAGAAATGCTATATGAAAAGCCCGAAATTCAAGATCCTCCATCACTGGAAAAACTTTTTGATCGATTCCATTCTTTAACTACAAATGAAATTGCAAGCTATTATAATATTTCTGATCAATTAGCTGAACGTGAACTAAAAAAACTTCTATTATTGCAAAAAGTTGAAAGACTTCTCTTACCAAACATCGTACTATGGCGTAAAAAATAA